A stretch of Bactrocera dorsalis isolate Fly_Bdor unplaced genomic scaffold, ASM2337382v1 BdCtg011, whole genome shotgun sequence DNA encodes these proteins:
- the LOC105231578 gene encoding 40S ribosomal protein S13, protein MGRMHAPGKGISQSALPYRRTVPSWLKLNAEDVKEHIKKLGKKGMTPSKIGIILRDSHGVAQVRFVNGNKILRIMKSVGLKPDIPEDLYHMIKKAVAIRKHLERNRKDKDGKFRLILVESRIHRLARYYKTKSVLPPNWKYESSTASALVA, encoded by the exons ATGGGTCGTATGCACGCTCCTGg TAAGGGTATTTCCCAATCAGCGCTTCCCTACAGACGGACGGTGCCTTCATGGCTGAAATTGAATGCCGAGGATGTGAAAGAACACATCAAAAAATTGGGCAAAAAGGGCATGACTCCTTCCAAAATCG GTATAATTCTTCGTGATTCGCATGGTGTTGCGCAGGTACGCTTCGTCAATGGCAACAAAATTCTGCGTATCATGAAATCTGTTGGTCTGAAACCCGACATCCCTGAAGATTTATACCACATGATCAAGAAGGCTGTTGCTATCCGCAAGCATTTGGAGCGTAATCGCAAGGACAAGGATGGTAAATTCCGTTTGATTCTGGTTGAGTCAAGAATCCACCGTTTGGCTCGTTACTATAAGACAAAGAGTGTTCTGCCACCCAACTGGAAATACGAATCCAGCACCGCTTCGGCTTTGGTTGCCTAA